The following coding sequences are from one Novosphingobium sp. KACC 22771 window:
- a CDS encoding purine nucleoside permease, with protein MVMARYKALFLALTAAVAGPAAAAPVSPRAALAQIAKCAPAAPCAAHLPVRVVVVTLFEIGKDEGDRPGEFQLWKERAKLTERIPFPQGYHDLYYNPETQVLGIVTGMGNIKSATAALALGLDQRLDLSHAYWLVAGIAGIDPAAGSAGSAAWARYLVDGDMAHEIDAREIPKGWKYGYFPIHGSTRVEGDPLAGPAPVAANGEMFALNAGLAQWAYGLTKDLKLPDDASIAAQRELYKDFPEAQKPPHVMMGDQLAAMTYWHGEKMTQWGRDWVKYWTNGKGTFVTSAMEETGIIQSLEYLTKVGRADRNRVMVLRAGSNFTMPPPGMGAAENMARENAGYSGMTAALEALYAAGSKVVGEITTHWPKYEKAVP; from the coding sequence ATGGTTATGGCCCGTTACAAGGCTTTGTTTCTGGCGTTGACGGCGGCTGTGGCCGGGCCGGCGGCGGCGGCTCCTGTGTCTCCGCGCGCGGCCTTGGCGCAAATCGCCAAATGCGCGCCGGCCGCGCCCTGCGCCGCGCATCTGCCGGTGCGGGTGGTGGTGGTCACGCTGTTTGAAATCGGCAAGGATGAGGGCGACCGCCCCGGCGAGTTCCAGCTCTGGAAAGAGCGGGCGAAGCTGACCGAACGGATCCCTTTTCCGCAGGGCTATCACGACCTCTATTACAATCCCGAAACGCAGGTTCTGGGCATTGTGACGGGCATGGGCAATATCAAGTCGGCCACCGCCGCGCTGGCGCTGGGGCTGGATCAGCGGCTCGATTTGTCCCACGCCTATTGGCTGGTGGCGGGTATTGCCGGGATTGATCCGGCGGCAGGATCGGCGGGCAGCGCGGCATGGGCGCGCTATCTGGTCGATGGCGATATGGCGCATGAGATTGACGCGCGCGAAATCCCCAAGGGCTGGAAATATGGCTATTTCCCGATCCACGGCTCGACCAGGGTGGAGGGCGATCCGCTGGCCGGTCCGGCGCCGGTGGCGGCCAATGGTGAGATGTTTGCTTTGAATGCGGGCCTCGCCCAATGGGCTTACGGGCTGACCAAGGATCTGAAACTGCCCGACGATGCCTCGATTGCGGCGCAGCGCGAACTCTACAAGGATTTCCCCGAAGCCCAGAAGCCGCCGCATGTGATGATGGGCGATCAACTGGCCGCGATGACCTATTGGCATGGCGAGAAGATGACCCAATGGGGCCGCGACTGGGTCAAATACTGGACCAATGGCAAGGGCACTTTCGTCACCTCGGCGATGGAGGAAACGGGGATTATCCAGAGCCTTGAATATCTGACCAAGGTGGGCCGGGCGGATCGCAACCGCGTGATGGTGCTGCGCGCGGGATCGAATTTCACCATGCCGCCGCCGGGCATGGGCGCGGCGGAAAACATGGCGCGCGAGAATGCGGGCTATTCGGGCATGACCGCCGCGCTGGAGGCGCTCTATGCCGCCGGGTCCAAGGTGGTGGGGGAAATCACCACGCATTGGCCGAAATATGAAAAGGCGGTTCCCTAA
- a CDS encoding LysR family transcriptional regulator, translating to MPAFSRFLRYFMVVGRTGSIRKAADELHVSASAIDRQILNAEAEIGMPLFERLPSGLRLTAAGEIMMAAGGNWQKSLADARARIEDLRGLKRGHVEIAVIHALTKGYIPQVLSALHRRYPGITVALRILDSAAMRDAVADGDVDFGIGFEPQSIRDLTVRAFADVPLGFITPPGHPIAQLPRARFSMAADMPVILPARPLAVHDQVAVLQGAAQVPLNRIFTSDNIQMIASLVQEGVGVGVLSWVDVASEVRAGTLCFTPLADPILKPLVLAMTTATSRTLSYAADLVLGEIQQGFAALAYQE from the coding sequence ATGCCCGCCTTTTCCCGTTTCCTGCGCTACTTTATGGTGGTGGGCCGCACCGGATCGATCCGCAAGGCGGCCGATGAACTCCACGTCTCGGCATCGGCCATCGATCGACAGATCCTGAATGCCGAGGCCGAGATCGGGATGCCGCTGTTCGAGCGCCTGCCCTCCGGCCTGCGTTTGACGGCGGCGGGCGAGATCATGATGGCGGCGGGCGGCAATTGGCAGAAGTCGCTGGCCGATGCGCGGGCGCGGATCGAGGACCTGCGCGGGCTGAAACGCGGCCATGTCGAGATTGCCGTGATCCATGCGCTGACCAAAGGCTATATTCCCCAGGTCCTGTCCGCGCTCCATCGACGCTATCCGGGGATCACGGTGGCGCTGCGCATTCTGGACAGCGCGGCGATGCGCGACGCAGTGGCCGACGGCGATGTTGATTTCGGCATCGGTTTCGAACCGCAATCGATCCGCGATCTGACCGTGCGCGCCTTTGCCGATGTGCCGCTGGGCTTCATCACCCCTCCGGGCCATCCGATCGCGCAATTGCCCCGCGCGCGCTTTTCGATGGCGGCCGATATGCCGGTCATCCTGCCCGCGCGGCCTCTGGCGGTCCATGATCAGGTGGCCGTGCTGCAAGGCGCGGCGCAGGTCCCGCTCAACCGCATCTTCACCTCGGACAATATCCAGATGATCGCCAGTCTGGTGCAGGAAGGCGTTGGCGTTGGCGTCCTGTCTTGGGTCGATGTGGCCAGCGAGGTGCGCGCCGGAACGCTGTGCTTTACTCCGCTGGCCGATCCGATCCTCAAACCGCTGGTGCTGGCCATGACCACGGCCACCTCGCGCACGCTGTCCTATGCCGCCGATCTGGTGCTGGGCGAAATCCAGCAGGGATTTGCCGCGCTGGCCTATCAGGAGTAG
- a CDS encoding HD-GYP domain-containing protein, with protein sequence MLKRIDPHQARLGMFVHKLEGNWFSHSFWWGRFLLSDAGRLDRLRASDVAAVIIDTERGCDVAEGAALAAMPPAAPRRRRQMLVEDQQAARRPSALPPGLRGMAREFGRAEQAADMGVKVISRAFIEARLGKAVQPEVVAPVVEAVFASVQRNPHAFNGLMRCKRDMEYLFRHALATSALMISLGRQMKLSPGQMHDAGLVGLLMDSGIAMIPPPPGWQGDWQSLPKRAAHEHVLFGRDFVAMGGFDEAVVRACYEHHERMDGAGYPEKLAGEGISLLGRMAAICDAYDDLANPFDGDGRSNPACVIERMQADAGAYDPDIMREFIAAMGVYPIGSFVLLASHRLAMVVDQSPDDPARPTVRCFHSLKLGRAVAQETLDLNHCFGKDRIVGPADSAMLAQANLPDPGQMRMKLLAAACAG encoded by the coding sequence ATGCTTAAACGGATTGATCCTCATCAGGCGCGACTTGGCATGTTCGTCCACAAGCTGGAGGGCAACTGGTTCAGCCATTCCTTCTGGTGGGGACGTTTTTTGCTGAGTGACGCGGGCCGCCTTGACCGGCTGCGCGCCAGCGATGTGGCTGCGGTGATCATCGATACCGAGCGCGGATGTGATGTGGCCGAGGGCGCAGCCTTGGCGGCCATGCCCCCGGCCGCGCCCCGGCGTCGACGCCAGATGCTGGTGGAGGACCAGCAGGCGGCCCGTCGCCCATCCGCCTTGCCGCCGGGCCTGCGCGGCATGGCCCGCGAATTCGGCCGCGCCGAACAGGCCGCCGACATGGGCGTCAAGGTCATCTCTCGCGCCTTTATCGAGGCGCGGCTGGGCAAGGCGGTTCAGCCCGAAGTGGTGGCCCCGGTGGTCGAAGCGGTCTTCGCCTCGGTTCAGCGCAATCCCCATGCTTTCAACGGCCTGATGCGGTGCAAGCGCGATATGGAATATCTGTTCCGCCATGCGCTGGCCACCTCGGCGCTGATGATCTCGCTGGGGCGGCAAATGAAACTGTCGCCCGGCCAGATGCATGATGCCGGCCTGGTCGGCCTGTTGATGGACAGCGGGATTGCAATGATCCCTCCGCCCCCCGGGTGGCAGGGTGACTGGCAATCCCTGCCCAAACGGGCGGCGCATGAGCATGTGCTGTTCGGGCGCGATTTCGTGGCCATGGGCGGCTTTGACGAGGCAGTGGTGCGGGCCTGTTATGAGCATCATGAGCGCATGGACGGCGCGGGCTATCCCGAAAAGCTGGCGGGCGAGGGGATCAGCCTGCTGGGCCGGATGGCCGCGATTTGCGATGCCTATGATGATCTGGCCAATCCGTTTGACGGCGATGGCCGCTCCAACCCGGCCTGCGTGATCGAGAGGATGCAGGCCGATGCGGGCGCCTATGACCCCGATATCATGCGCGAATTCATCGCGGCGATGGGGGTCTATCCGATAGGCTCTTTCGTGCTGCTGGCCTCGCATCGGCTGGCCATGGTGGTGGACCAAAGCCCGGATGATCCGGCCCGACCCACGGTGCGCTGTTTCCATTCGCTCAAACTGGGCCGGGCGGTGGCGCAGGAAACCCTCGATCTCAACCATTGCTTTGGCAAGGATCGCATCGTTGGCCCGGCTGACAGCGCGATGCTGGCGCAGGCCAATCTGCCCGATCCGGGGCAGATGCGGATGAAACTGCTGGCCGCAGCCTGCGCGGGATAA
- a CDS encoding TonB-dependent receptor — MNPGSKPLLLGAASLIAPAIANPAMADEKSPQQADLGSFAVTDTAITTGSYKVERQSSPKATADLVDTPRAITVVTRQLLEDTSSTTLTEALRMVPGITLGSGEGGNPLGDRPFLRGSDSSNSIYLDGVRDLAATSRETFAVESIEITKGSDGITNGSGNAGGSINIVSKSPEKRRFVNADATYGTKDYKRFTVDINQPVNDFIGLRVSGMYHDQGVAGRDYVWQRRWGIAPSLKIGMTGPTSLTLDWYHMQSSELPDQGIPYTRIATSFGPGYYEVAPLGTDPFTTANGGTVQRQRSTFYGLVNRDFRTSNSDAFTARFEHKISPDLKIRNTFRYSNTEQDYLWTLPDDSRGNVYAYGTVSRRVNARYSKQDGLVDQLDLSGKFNTGGIQHSFAAGLEFNWQKSAIGNYLSDTSGTAVALAIACPTATTGTNGICTSASSPNPFDAFNVPIVKGPNNSQTFSDWTTLSAYAFDTITLSDKWLINLGGRYDRYLTHVSANSAAPYTANRTWQRRVDDLFTYQAGLVYKPRPNGSFYISTSTSAIAPGSFLSQGLEDNTLTATTIGVDALKVQKSTTYEAGTKWNLFDENLSLSLAVFQTRTTNVRANLGDGSVGFIGDKRVRGIELGISGNITDKWSLFGGWAHMPSVMLNGGYTLVGGAYVPAAITGKRAPNTPLDSISLTTTYKVTPKFTLGGGAIYMGKVYGGYSFGSTASTVRAVYTPSYWRFDANAAYQLTDHIGVKVSALNLTNKLYYDATYVSHYAHQAAGRTILASLSLKY, encoded by the coding sequence ATGAACCCCGGCAGCAAACCCCTCCTGCTCGGCGCCGCATCGTTGATTGCGCCCGCTATCGCCAACCCCGCGATGGCCGACGAAAAATCACCCCAACAGGCCGATCTGGGCAGTTTTGCCGTCACCGATACCGCCATCACCACCGGCTCTTACAAGGTCGAGCGCCAGTCCTCGCCCAAGGCAACCGCCGATCTGGTCGATACGCCGCGCGCGATCACGGTGGTTACGCGCCAGTTGCTGGAAGACACCTCCTCGACCACGCTGACCGAGGCGCTGCGCATGGTGCCGGGCATCACGCTGGGCTCAGGCGAAGGCGGCAATCCGCTGGGCGACCGGCCGTTCCTGCGCGGCTCGGATTCATCGAACTCGATCTATCTGGACGGCGTGCGCGATTTGGCCGCCACCAGCCGCGAAACCTTTGCCGTCGAATCGATCGAGATCACCAAGGGATCGGACGGCATCACCAATGGTTCGGGCAATGCGGGCGGTTCGATCAATATCGTGTCCAAGAGCCCTGAAAAGCGCCGCTTCGTCAATGCCGATGCCACCTATGGCACCAAGGATTACAAGCGCTTTACGGTGGACATCAACCAGCCGGTCAATGATTTCATCGGCCTGCGCGTGTCGGGCATGTATCACGATCAGGGCGTGGCGGGCCGCGATTATGTGTGGCAGCGCCGCTGGGGCATCGCGCCCTCGCTGAAAATCGGCATGACCGGCCCCACCAGCCTGACGCTGGACTGGTATCACATGCAGTCGAGCGAATTGCCCGATCAGGGCATCCCCTATACGCGCATCGCCACCAGCTTTGGCCCGGGCTATTACGAGGTCGCCCCGCTGGGCACCGATCCGTTTACCACCGCCAATGGCGGCACAGTTCAGCGTCAGCGCAGCACGTTCTATGGTCTGGTCAACCGCGATTTCCGCACCAGCAACAGCGACGCCTTCACCGCGCGCTTTGAACACAAGATCAGCCCGGACCTGAAAATCCGCAACACCTTCCGCTACAGCAACACCGAGCAGGATTACCTGTGGACCCTGCCCGATGATTCGCGCGGCAATGTCTATGCCTATGGCACCGTGTCGCGCCGGGTGAATGCGCGCTACAGCAAGCAGGACGGGCTGGTGGATCAACTCGACCTGTCGGGCAAGTTCAACACCGGCGGCATCCAGCACAGTTTCGCCGCCGGGCTGGAGTTCAACTGGCAGAAATCGGCCATCGGCAATTACCTGTCCGACACCAGCGGCACGGCGGTCGCGCTGGCCATTGCCTGCCCCACGGCCACGACCGGCACCAATGGCATCTGCACCAGCGCGTCCAGCCCCAATCCGTTTGATGCCTTCAACGTGCCCATCGTGAAGGGCCCGAACAATTCGCAGACCTTCTCGGACTGGACCACGCTGTCGGCCTATGCGTTCGACACGATCACGCTGTCGGACAAGTGGCTGATCAATCTGGGCGGGCGCTATGACCGCTATCTCACCCATGTCAGCGCCAATTCGGCCGCGCCCTATACCGCCAACCGCACGTGGCAGCGCCGGGTGGATGACCTGTTCACCTATCAGGCCGGTCTGGTCTACAAACCGCGTCCCAACGGCAGCTTCTATATCTCCACCTCGACCTCGGCCATCGCGCCCGGCTCGTTCCTGTCGCAGGGGCTTGAGGACAACACGCTGACCGCCACCACCATCGGGGTGGACGCGCTCAAGGTGCAGAAGAGCACCACCTATGAGGCGGGGACCAAGTGGAACCTGTTTGACGAGAACCTCTCGCTCTCGCTGGCCGTGTTCCAGACGCGCACCACCAATGTCCGCGCCAATCTGGGCGACGGCTCGGTGGGCTTTATCGGCGACAAGCGGGTGCGCGGCATCGAGTTGGGCATCAGCGGCAATATCACCGACAAGTGGAGCCTGTTCGGCGGCTGGGCGCATATGCCCTCGGTCATGCTCAACGGCGGCTATACGCTGGTTGGCGGGGCCTATGTGCCCGCCGCCATCACCGGCAAGCGCGCGCCCAACACCCCGCTCGACAGCATCAGCCTGACCACGACCTACAAGGTCACGCCCAAGTTCACGCTGGGCGGCGGCGCGATCTATATGGGCAAGGTCTATGGCGGCTATTCCTTCGGCAGCACGGCCTCGACGGTGCGCGCGGTCTATACGCCGTCCTATTGGCGCTTTGATGCCAATGCCGCCTATCAACTGACCGACCATATCGGCGTCAAGGTTTCGGCGCTCAATCTGACCAACAAGCTCTATTATGATGCGACCTATGTCAGCCACTATGCGCATCAGGCGGCGGGCCGCACCATTCTGGCCAGCCTGAGCCTGAAGTATTGA
- a CDS encoding enoyl-CoA hydratase/isomerase family protein: protein MLKLDKDGAIARLLIERPERHNAMNLAMWQALPDLLGQAVDDADVRAIVLTSATPGLFCAGADIGEMLAAREDLVLRAATQGAINAAQSALAQCPKPLVAMVDGDAIGGGCGLILACHMRVATARARFGITPARLGLAYPLHDTALLVNLVGPGQARRLMLTGMLIGAGEALRIGLIEEIAESAHEPLRAITANSAFTHGATLHTIARVIAGQAQEDEASLALFASAFDGADFAARAQGFLKRKT, encoded by the coding sequence ATGCTGAAACTGGACAAGGACGGCGCCATCGCGCGCCTGCTGATCGAGCGCCCCGAGCGTCATAATGCGATGAACCTTGCCATGTGGCAGGCCTTGCCGGACTTGCTGGGCCAAGCGGTGGATGATGCCGATGTGCGCGCGATTGTCCTGACCTCGGCCACGCCGGGCCTGTTTTGCGCAGGCGCGGATATTGGCGAAATGCTGGCCGCGCGTGAGGATCTGGTGCTGCGCGCCGCGACGCAGGGGGCGATCAATGCGGCGCAATCGGCGCTGGCGCAATGCCCCAAGCCCTTGGTGGCGATGGTGGATGGCGATGCGATCGGCGGGGGATGCGGGCTGATCCTTGCCTGCCATATGCGCGTGGCCACGGCGCGCGCGCGTTTCGGCATTACGCCCGCGCGGCTGGGGCTGGCCTATCCGCTGCATGACACCGCGCTGCTGGTCAATCTGGTCGGGCCGGGTCAGGCGCGGCGGCTGATGCTGACCGGCATGCTGATCGGGGCGGGGGAAGCGCTGCGCATCGGCTTGATCGAGGAAATCGCCGAAAGCGCGCATGAGCCCCTGCGCGCCATCACCGCCAATTCCGCCTTCACCCATGGCGCCACATTGCACACCATCGCCCGGGTGATCGCGGGGCAAGCCCAAGAGGACGAGGCATCCCTCGCCCTCTTCGCCTCGGCCTTCGACGGGGCGGATTTCGCCGCCCGCGCCCAAGGTTTCCTAAAACGAAAGACTTAG
- a CDS encoding TonB-dependent siderophore receptor, whose translation MMESNEKLRLRRVTLAAVLLAGSVLSTNAYAADEPAEEKKEIVVQGSLGALPLKDVGTIFGFNKNLVETPRSASTISKEQMERFGATEIYDLVAQSPGVFTNSFFGVGGALDIRGTPGEIYFRGMRRLDNPGNYPTPLGASDRIDIVRGPSSPIYGPSKTGGYMNFVPKSARAGKGKFLDHAEGEVNYTGGSWSKNVLSATIRGPGHVGSKEFGYSLYGEVEDSGSYYRNMGTKQTILQASFEMDLTPTLRLEFGGMYHNYKGQQNGGWNRLTQALVNNGTYITGTAKPLDTNGDGLIQASEFTSVGNFNPFFPNPASVTNNSFKNPDGSLIYPWLALNNVGTATLSRKNVLTGPNDKLWNKAVTLYADLIWNPSDTLEIKNQLFYDGYDNMNENAYGFSQFHNSYVIEDKIVATKTVENSAGKFQLQLSPSVRYTDFLHGDDFTFEYFHRVDLTQGYTALSARRLSTQCDCEYSNYVRGYYTDTAFAALADLDFKFGLDVTLGARFDNIDVRTSNDLSKLRVPAGVTPSASANNGIWSWTASANYKLPFGLVPYGTVSRQSTVIAGQGAEIYTSNVLGNAWTTASRMWEAGIKGSWLGGRLYAAIDTYNQKRTDFSIQSSTVNQSVETRGIEAEVRWSVDRHLLISGNYTKTKVYNLSFLNAGSTFSFLGIEDLKGVDPSLILGGQPGGLISTNTMDKSRRAGIPTNTYSATATYAFDNGLAFAVSASAFDSVFSGQSQAVRLPAYTLVDLSASYKTGPWLFRVVVKNATDATYFRANFTELFGSTIVLPEKPRSVQGSVVYKF comes from the coding sequence ATGATGGAATCCAACGAAAAATTACGGCTGCGTCGCGTGACATTGGCGGCCGTTCTGCTGGCCGGGTCGGTGCTGTCGACCAACGCCTATGCGGCCGACGAACCGGCCGAGGAAAAGAAGGAAATCGTCGTGCAGGGCTCGCTGGGCGCGCTGCCGCTGAAGGATGTCGGCACGATTTTCGGCTTCAACAAGAATCTGGTGGAAACGCCGCGCTCGGCCTCGACCATTTCCAAGGAGCAGATGGAGCGTTTCGGCGCGACCGAAATCTATGACCTTGTGGCGCAATCGCCGGGTGTGTTCACCAACTCGTTCTTTGGCGTGGGCGGGGCGCTCGATATTCGCGGCACGCCGGGCGAAATCTATTTCCGGGGCATGCGCCGTCTCGACAATCCGGGCAATTATCCCACTCCGCTGGGCGCATCGGACCGGATCGACATCGTGCGCGGGCCTTCCTCGCCGATCTATGGTCCGTCCAAGACCGGCGGCTATATGAATTTCGTGCCCAAGTCGGCGCGCGCGGGCAAGGGCAAGTTCCTTGACCATGCCGAGGGCGAGGTGAACTATACCGGGGGCAGCTGGAGTAAGAATGTGCTCTCCGCCACGATCCGCGGGCCGGGGCATGTGGGGTCGAAAGAGTTCGGCTACAGCCTCTATGGCGAGGTCGAGGACAGCGGCTCCTATTACCGCAATATGGGGACCAAGCAGACCATCCTTCAGGCCAGTTTTGAAATGGACCTGACGCCCACGCTGCGCCTCGAATTTGGCGGCATGTATCACAATTACAAGGGGCAGCAGAACGGCGGCTGGAACCGTCTGACGCAGGCGCTGGTCAACAATGGCACCTATATCACCGGCACGGCCAAGCCGCTCGACACCAATGGCGACGGCCTGATCCAGGCCAGCGAATTTACCAGCGTGGGTAATTTCAACCCCTTCTTCCCCAATCCGGCCAGCGTTACGAACAATAGCTTCAAAAATCCGGATGGTTCGCTGATCTATCCCTGGCTGGCGCTCAACAATGTCGGCACCGCCACGCTCAGCCGCAAGAATGTGCTGACCGGGCCCAATGACAAGCTGTGGAACAAGGCGGTCACGCTTTACGCGGATCTGATCTGGAACCCGTCCGACACGCTGGAGATCAAGAACCAGCTTTTCTATGACGGCTATGACAATATGAACGAGAACGCCTATGGCTTCTCGCAATTCCACAATTCCTATGTGATCGAGGACAAGATCGTCGCCACCAAGACGGTCGAGAACAGCGCGGGCAAGTTCCAGCTCCAGCTCAGCCCTTCGGTGCGTTATACCGACTTCCTGCATGGCGATGATTTCACGTTTGAATATTTCCACCGTGTCGATCTGACGCAGGGCTATACCGCGCTCTCGGCCCGCCGCCTCTCGACCCAGTGCGATTGCGAATATTCAAACTATGTGCGCGGCTATTACACCGACACGGCCTTTGCCGCGCTGGCCGATCTCGATTTCAAATTCGGCCTCGATGTCACGCTGGGCGCGCGCTTTGACAATATTGACGTGCGCACCAGCAATGACCTGAGCAAGCTGCGCGTACCGGCAGGCGTCACGCCTTCGGCCTCGGCGAATAACGGCATCTGGAGCTGGACCGCCAGCGCCAATTACAAGCTGCCCTTCGGCTTGGTGCCCTATGGCACGGTGTCGCGCCAATCGACGGTGATCGCCGGACAGGGTGCGGAAATCTACACCTCCAACGTGCTGGGCAATGCATGGACCACCGCATCGCGCATGTGGGAGGCCGGGATCAAGGGTTCGTGGCTGGGCGGGCGCCTCTATGCCGCGATCGACACCTACAACCAGAAGCGCACCGACTTCTCGATCCAGTCCTCGACCGTCAACCAGTCGGTCGAAACGCGCGGCATCGAGGCCGAAGTGCGCTGGTCGGTGGACAGGCACCTGCTGATTTCGGGCAATTACACCAAGACCAAGGTGTACAATCTCTCGTTCCTCAATGCGGGCAGCACGTTCAGCTTCCTTGGCATCGAGGATCTGAAGGGCGTTGATCCCTCGCTGATCCTTGGCGGTCAGCCGGGCGGGCTGATTTCCACCAATACGATGGACAAGTCGCGCCGGGCGGGCATTCCGACCAACACCTATTCGGCCACGGCCACTTATGCTTTCGACAATGGCCTTGCCTTTGCCGTCAGCGCCTCGGCCTTCGATTCGGTGTTCTCGGGCCAGTCGCAGGCGGTGCGCCTGCCCGCCTATACGCTGGTCGACCTCTCGGCCAGCTACAAGACCGGGCCTTGGCTGTTCCGCGTGGTGGTAAAGAACGCTACCGATGCGACTTACTTCCGCGCCAATTTCACCGAATTGTTCGGCTCGACCATCGTCCTGCCGGAAAAGCCGCGCAGCGTGCAGGGTTCGGTGGTTTACAAGTTCTGA
- a CDS encoding adenosine deaminase — translation MNISGGRRRLGASTLRMRRSLGLYMLAGAALLPHAVLAGTTAARAHSSPQREAAVAQMMARAAKSPTDLRVFLRAMPKGGDLHNHLSGAIWAEDYLLWAAQAGFCATADGLSVEPPPPGGCAPDRRIEQRDGQESPSYARLVDSFSTRGWQAGVGRNERSGHAQFFQTFARFAPIAAISTGPMLASVRRHAALDRVGYLELDHNTNAFSHAIMAAGDAPMGQGDIPTAFEADRALIEPLLAQASAELTRDEAAAARDLQCATPQAEAGCKVRVHYLFQALRALPPRMVFRSLVAAFMMADRDPRYVGINIVMPEDHPLALRDYALHMAMIRFLAARYPGVHRTLHAGELGATQVPPLARTDHIAMAIDAGAQRIGHGVDIAGEEKAAATMARMARAGIAVEINLTSNDVILGVKGEAHPLGLYRRHGVPFVISTDDAGVLRGDMTGEYVRAVREQGLTYRDLKQASRNSLTYSFLPPGEKAEALAALEREWAAFERDRMAGAP, via the coding sequence TTGAACATTTCCGGTGGCAGGCGGCGGTTGGGCGCCTCGACCTTGCGTATGCGCCGGTCTTTGGGTCTTTACATGCTGGCCGGGGCCGCGCTCCTCCCTCACGCGGTTCTGGCCGGAACCACCGCCGCCCGCGCCCATTCCTCTCCGCAGCGCGAGGCGGCGGTGGCGCAGATGATGGCGCGCGCGGCAAAGAGCCCGACCGATTTGCGCGTGTTTTTGCGCGCCATGCCCAAGGGCGGCGATCTGCACAACCACCTCTCAGGGGCGATCTGGGCCGAGGATTATCTGCTCTGGGCGGCGCAGGCGGGTTTTTGCGCCACCGCTGATGGATTGAGCGTGGAGCCGCCCCCGCCCGGCGGATGCGCGCCCGACCGCCGCATCGAGCAGCGCGATGGGCAGGAATCGCCATCCTATGCCCGGTTGGTCGACAGTTTTTCGACGCGCGGCTGGCAGGCGGGCGTGGGGCGCAATGAACGCTCGGGCCATGCCCAGTTCTTTCAGACCTTTGCGCGGTTTGCCCCCATCGCCGCGATCTCGACCGGGCCGATGCTGGCCTCGGTGCGGCGTCATGCCGCGCTGGACCGGGTCGGCTATCTGGAGTTGGATCACAACACCAACGCCTTTTCCCATGCCATCATGGCGGCGGGCGATGCGCCGATGGGGCAGGGTGATATTCCCACCGCGTTTGAGGCCGACCGCGCGCTGATCGAACCCTTGCTGGCGCAGGCGAGTGCGGAATTGACCCGCGACGAGGCGGCGGCGGCCCGGGACCTGCAATGCGCCACGCCGCAGGCCGAGGCCGGATGCAAGGTGCGGGTGCATTATCTGTTTCAGGCCTTGCGGGCGCTGCCGCCGCGCATGGTGTTTCGCTCGCTGGTGGCGGCCTTCATGATGGCGGACCGCGATCCGCGCTATGTCGGCATCAACATCGTCATGCCCGAGGACCACCCGCTGGCGCTGCGCGATTATGCGCTGCACATGGCGATGATCCGCTTTCTGGCGGCGCGCTATCCGGGCGTTCATCGCACGCTGCATGCGGGCGAATTGGGCGCGACCCAAGTGCCGCCTCTGGCGCGCACCGACCATATCGCCATGGCCATTGATGCGGGCGCCCAGCGCATCGGCCATGGCGTCGATATTGCCGGAGAGGAAAAGGCCGCCGCCACCATGGCGCGCATGGCCCGCGCGGGGATTGCGGTCGAAATCAACCTGACCAGCAATGACGTGATCCTTGGCGTGAAGGGCGAGGCGCATCCGCTGGGGCTTTATCGCCGCCATGGCGTGCCATTCGTCATCAGCACCGATGATGCGGGGGTTTTGCGCGGCGACATGACCGGCGAATATGTCCGCGCCGTGCGCGAACAGGGGCTGACCTATCGCGATCTCAAACAGGCCTCGCGCAACAGCCTGACCTATTCCTTCCTGCCGCCGGGCGAAAAGGCCGAGGCGCTGGCCGCGCTGGAGCGGGAATGGGCCGCTTTTGAGCGGGACCGGATGGCCGGGGCGCCATGA